From Acidianus brierleyi:
ATGGGGAAAATCCACTTATATTTAATCCTGTTACTGGTCCTTACGATTTAAATGCTATATATAGCGCTATTTCACAATATGAAGGCTCATGGTTAATAACTCAAACAGCATCTCAAGCTATATCATCACATAATTACTCTATAATAACTAATTTACCTGAAAATTCGTGGGATCTTAATTTAGACTATTGGAACAATGGGTATTATGGAAAACAATTAATCTGGAAAAATGTTTCAGAAGCTAGGGAATATTTAGTTAGTTTAACAATTGCATTAGGAGATCAAATATCTCCTATTGTATGGACATCTCCACGTACTACACCTAACTCAACTAATTTGGTTGACAGTCTATGGAATTATCTTTATGTTGCAGAAGGGAGCGACTGGACATGGCAAACTGGGCCGCCGGCAAACGGTCCTTCATGGTTTAAAGCTCAGGCCATTGTATATAGTAATACAATTATAAATACTATAAAAAGTTTAATGAACAATATTACTTTAGTTTCAATACAATCATCACATAAATATACTAAACTAAAGATAGAAAATAAATTACCGTACGATCTTAATTTAATTGTAGTAGTTAATAATGGGACATTTAATGCAAGCGATAAAATAATACTCCATCATGGAATTAACATAATTAAAATAGCCATAGATGATAATGGTAATAACGAATTTTTAGTGTACTTATTTGCACCGGTTAATTATAACGAAATAGGTGCTGGCGTTATTCATCTAACTCAATATGGCTTTATGCTTAAGGAATTTAATTACAGTGAGCAATCTTCTCAAAATATAGATTCGACAATATATATCGGGACTATATTAGGAATAATTGTACTATCAATCATTATATTCTTTATATATAGAAAGTTAAGATAATTTTTTTTTAGTTCTATTTTATATTCATATAAACTATTTATGCGTATTTACGTAATATGTAGTTCTGTTTAAATTGTCAAAATCTTTATTTGTCACTATTCTAAGTATGTCTAAGTACTATAATAAAACTCTTTATTTTTATGAAATAGCGGTATTTAAAGAAGTTTATAGTACTATACTTGGACATTATTAATACCGTACTATTAGTTTTTAAGAAATCAGTCAGTATAAGAGTTATTTGTTTTAAAATAATTTTTAATAAGATATTTTATATTATATTTTAAGTGTATATATTAACTATATTGAAAAATACTATATATACTCTATTTTTAGATTATAATAATGATTTAATATCAAAAATTTAACACTATGATTTATAGAAAGTAATGATGATATTATAAATATAATAAAGATTAAATTTAATTAAACATGTATAAAACTGATAATACAGGAATTAATTTTTTATACAATTTAAGCGTATAGTAATACGGGTTTTTAAAATGAGTAAGAAATTAAGAAAAGCCTTAGGTAAGACTGCTTTGATAGCGATAGTAGTTATCTTAGTAATAGCAGTAGCAGGCGGGATAGGATATTATATGACAACACCTCATCACCCAACAGTTACTAAAGTAACGATAAATTATTACGATGATCTTGCTCCTTCAGAAGCTAAAGTATTTGATGATTATATAATTCCAAAATTCGAAGCGCTCTATCCTAATATTACTGTTCATTTAACTGTAGAGAGCGCTCCTAGTATGGTGGATACAATAGAATCGTTAGAAAAAGGAAATGACGTTGGACCTACAGTAATAGCTGAAGATAACATGATTATAGGTGAGCTGTTATATGCTGGAGACCTCATGAATTTAACTCCTTATGAATCTACTATAGCTCCTTCCAGCATGATTCCTTCAATGGTTAATTTAATGCATTATGAACAATCAGTATATCATGGCATATATTTTATTCCATTTAGAGGAAATATTCCATTAGTATGGTATAATAAAACAGTATTTAGTGAGCTTCATTTACCTTTGCCACAAAATTGGACTCAACTAATGCAGGATGCTAAAATAATATACCAGAAAACTGGAGTTAAACCAGTTATGTTCCAAGGACATGGTGGTGCTAGTACTTCAACTGAATTATACCAGTGGATGGTACAAGCAGGAGGAAATCCATTCGTTTTCAATGATTCTGGAGATATAAGGGCATTTACATACCTAGATGAGCTTTCAGCTTATATGAATCCGCAATATGTTCACGGATATTGGGGTAGCTATAAGGGTTTGGCAGATGGTGAATATTATATTCTAGATTATCAATGGCCATACATATACACTACAATGCAATCTGAGGGAATAAACGTAACAAATATAGGATTCTATCCTGGTCCTGCAGGTCCAGTAAATAGTGATCATTTAGTTGGTGGTGACGTGTTAGCTATACCAAAGGGTGCTACTCATTTACATGACTTATTACTGTTTGTAAGGTTCCTATTATCAACTCAAGTCCAGAGGGATATAATAACAATATTAGGAGAACCTGCAGTTAACGCCAAAGCTTATCAGAATTTACCATCTAACATTTCAGCATTGTTTAAAGCTGAAGAAGAAGCGTTCCAGAACGCGTTCTTTAGAGAACCTGTACCGTGGATTAGCTATTGGAATACTATAGCTGATAAAGTATTTGATCAAATAGTAGTAAATCATGCTCCAGTTTCCGAAATTCCATCAATATTAAGCGGTGCTAATGCGGAGATGTATACGTACTTAAAGACAACGTACAACTCTACGGTGGCTAACGAATACGAAGAAGGAATGTTCCAGCCACTCTATGGGTGAATAATTTGAATCAAAATCTAAGATATCTATTTTTTACCCTTCCAGCTATTATTTATGTTGGAGTTTTCGCTTTTTACCCTTCATTTGATGCTATTTATTTAAGTTTCTTAAATAATGCAGGTCAATTTACACTTAATAATTATAAAGAATTATTTTATTTTAACATTTATGGAACTATTTTAAATACAATAATAGTTACCGTAGGTGCTTTATTGATACAACTATTTTTAGGTTTAGGTATAGCCTCTCTTCTAACTAGGGAGTTTAAGGGTAAGAAGGCATTTTCTACTTTGACTATAATACCAATGGGAGTTGCTACCATTGTCGCCGCAATTACTTTCTCTTTTATCTTTCAAACTACGGGAGGCTATGCTAATTCCTTCTTACATTTATTACATTTACCAACTATTAATTGGTATTCTAATACTTACATTTCTCTTTTAGTAGTAATGATATCAGATAGTTGGAAAAATACTCCTATAGTTACACTAATATTATTGTCTGGAATGATGTCAATACCAAAAGATCTTTATTACGCTGCATCGCTAGACGGTGCAGGGCCTATAAGAAGATTTGTTCATGTTACTTTGCCTAACTTAAAGAAATTTATAGCTATAGCCTTAATAATAAGGGGGGTTAGCGAATTTAACATATTTGCACTGCCCTTAGTCTTAATAGGATATCACCCTGCACTTCTCACCACATTAGCTTATGATTTATATTCAACTACAACAATTTACTTATCTTCAGCAGCTGCAGTAATTCTCTTAGCCTTTATTTCAGTTTTGATAATATTAAATATAAAACTAGGTGGTAAGAGATGAAACTTTCATATATTGCAGTAATTATATTTTCAATTTATTTCCTTTTACCACTTTATATTCTAGTAATGATAGCCTTTAGTCCTGCAAAATATACTATAGAATCTCTTTATCCACCACTTACCTTTAAGTCGTTTACGCTGAATAATTTGGTATATGCATTTACTCAATATGATTTTATACATCCCTTTATCAAGAGTCTTTCAGTAGCTACTTTAGTAGGAATATTAGGATTAGTAATAGGTATTCCAGCGGGATATGGATTAAGTAGATTACCAGGGAAGATAGCTTATCCATTATTGGTTTTACTTCTAGTAACCAATATGGTTCCTGGAATAGTAGTTGCTATACCTATTAGTGCGGAATTCATAAGACTCCATCTATTTGATTCGATTCCTGGATTAGCTTTAGTTCAAGAGCTAATAACATTACCCTTAGCTACATTTATAATGCAAGGTACTTTTTCTGCTGTTCCAAGAGAGATTGAATATCAAGCTAGAATAGATGGAGCTTCTACTTTATCCTATTTTAAGAACGTATTAATACCTACTGCATTACCTGGAATAATAGCCGCATTCCTTATTTCATGGATGTTTTCTTGGGATGAATTTACGTACGCAATAATAATTTCTCCAATACACCCTACTTTACCAGTAGAAATTTACGTAAATATAACAAGAGGAAACGAATTGGCAGCAGTAGCGTTTTCTCTTGTATTCACAATTCCTGTAATTATTCTCACACTTTTCTTACAAAAATATCTAAAAGGTGAATATTTAGCAGGAGGTGTAAAAGCATGATTCAATTTCAAGACTTAACAAAAAGATATGGAAATAAGGTAATATTAGACGGGGTAACAGAAACTATAGAAACTGGAGAATTTTTTGTAATCTTAGGACCTAGCGGTGCTGGTAAAAGTACGTTACTTAAAGTTATTGCAGGAATAGAAAAATTAGATAAAGGTAAAATAATAGTTGATGGAAAGGATATTACTAATTTACCGCCCGAAAAAAGAAACGTTGCCATGGTATTTCAAAATTATGCTTTGTACCCAAACATGACTGTTTATGATAATATAGCGTTTCCATTAAAAATGAAGAGAATGAAAAGAGAAGAAATAGAGAAGAAAGTAGAAAGAGTAGCTAAGCTATTGGGAATTTCAGATATATTGAAAATGAACGTTACTAAGATAAGCGGAGGTCAACAACAAAGAGTAGCAATTGCCAGAGCAATAATTAGAGAACCTTCTTTTTATCTTCTTGACGAACCCTTATCAAATTTAGATGCTAGAGTTAGGTTTGTAGCTAGAGGAGAATTAAAAAGAATTCAGAAGGAACTTAACGGAACATTCATTTACGTTACTCATGATCAAAAGGAAGCCATGAGCTTAGCAGATAGAGTAGCAGTTCTTCATAATGGAAAATTCGAACAAGTAGGTGTGCCAATGGAACTTTACGAATATCCTAGGACAAAATGGGTTGGAGAGTTTATAGGAGATTTTCCGATGAATTTTCTACCAGGAAAAGTAGTTGGTATAGAAGGTATAGAAATAGGATTTAGGCCAGGTTGGACAAAACTAGGTGGTGAACTAAAGGGTATAGTAGAATCTGTGGAAGTCTTAGGAGAAATGATTTACCTCTTCTGTAAGGTAGACGATAATAAGGTAATTATAGAATCAAAGGAAATGTATGACGTTGGAGACGAGGTTACGTTTAGTGTGATAAAATTCAGAAGATTTAAGGATGGTTTTCTCATTGACAAGGAATAAAGTTTTTTATTATATGTCGGAAAGAAAATTATGATTTATAATTTCAACTTTACACTGAGAGTTAAAAATGAAGTTATAATACAGCCTTTCAGTTCTAAAATTTCAAGAATTGCGATATCTAACGTTTCGCAATATTATGTAAAGAACACTGACTCACCTGGGATAAAACCCTTTAGAGTTACTGCTATAAAAGATTCCAAACCTCTATTCTCTACTGGTAAAAAATTTCTTAAGCTAATTCCAGATAAAAATTATTCATTTACTTTAACTTCTGTTTCTGAAGAATTATTTAATGAAGTAGTCAATACCCCTTCTTTAAGATTTAAAACTTACTCTACAGAAGCAGAGATTGAACTTAAGAACGTTGAAATTATAAATCAACAAGATATTATTTTAGAGGACTCAGATTCTTATTATATACAGTTTTTAACGCCAACGTTGTTACAGCCTCCAAGGCCTTCATTTAAAAGGAAGAGGAATCGTTATGTTCTTTTTCCTTACTCACCTTTTATTCTTTCCTCTTTAGCTACTCATTGGAATAATTTCTCTAATATCAAGATTTCAGGTATTAGTGGGTTAAAATCCCTTTATTATTTTAGGGAAGTATCCTATAATTTAATGCCTATTACTGTTCCATACGATAAAGGCAAAGTAAGAGGATTCACAGGCTGGGTTAAATTCGCTTTAGATGCTAGAAGAAATTCTAAACTTAGAGAAAATATAAGGAGGCTCCTAGCCTATGGTAATTATTTTGGTGTAGGGAAATCTAGGGCAATAGGTTTTGGAGAAATAAGAGCATTCCCTAAGAATCAAAATTAAGCTTATAGAAGAAAGCAAAACGTAATTACATAACCAAACAATAGCTAGTATACAAAGAATTAGGAAACACTTAATTTATTTCTAAAATATCATCAATAAAATTAATTATATATTTAATAAAAGTAAATAACTTAGTTTTTTATTATTATGTATAAATATTAATAAAAATTATATAAAGACGAATTGTTAGTCTGAATTAAATTAATAATTTTAAACATTGTTTTCTAAATTTACTATAAATAATATTCAAGTAAGATTATGAAAGATCTCTATTCTTTATTAATAATGAATTCATTATTGTCTAATTCTCTCCAACACGGATAAGCGTTTAAAGTAGATTATTTTTCATAATATACTTTTCTTATTTTGTCAAAGAAGATATTTTGTAATACGTTTCATCTAAGTCATGATATACATATTTAAGGTTGTATACAGAAAATATTTTATATAGGTTCCTTATATCTAACTTAGAACAAAAATGATACCTATAGAAACATTCTCTATATCTGCGGCATTAACTAACTTAGAAAACGAATTTATAAATGCTATACCATCTATAATACTATTTGTAATAACAGTTTTAATTGGATATGTGGTAGCGATAATAGTTTCTGACATAATAAGTAGAGTACTTAATAACTTATCAGCGTCTTACCCTGGACTAAAAATAAGTACGGGCTTAATATCTGGTACAGTAAAGATACTTATAATACTAATAGCATTAGCTATAGCCTTCTCTCTACTTAATCTGGGAACAGCTAATATTTATATTAGCTATATAGTTAGATATTTACCTGATCTAGCAGGTGCCATATTACTACTAACATTAGGTGTATCGTTAGTAAATATCTTTCTAGATTTTGTAGGTAGACAAATGGGTCAGCAAGATTCTTTCGTAAATACTATCCTAATGGTACTGAGGTTTGGTTTGTATGCAGTTATAATAACAATAGCTGCTAATTTAGCAATATTTTATTGGATACCCACTGTTAGTTCTTATCTATTCTATGATATTATTATAGGTTCAATAATTCTGCTTTTTAGTTTTACAATAACAGGAAAAGCTATAGATGACATTTCAAAATCTCATCCAGAAACTTCTAGTGTACTAGGATATGCTAGATTAATTCTCTATGCAGTGTTTATCTTAATAGCAGTAGGAGTAATCATTCAGCCATTTGGTAATGTTACAGCTATAATTCAGACGTTCGCATGGGGACTAGCAATAGCCTTTGCAATAATAGTAATTCCATTAGTATATGCCCTAGCAAAGAAAATAGTTCAATAAATTTAGTTTAAGTTATTTTTTAATTAATTTTAATTATGAAGAGATATTTTGTATATGTTATTAGATTTATTTCGTCCCTTCTTTTATAAAGTTTTTATCAGATTCAGGTGTTCAAAGGGGACGGAAGACTCCATCCGTGGAGATGGATAGGCTCCATATGCTTTGCCTCTAACATGGCTAGGCGATGGCTTGAAGAGCCGAAGGAACTACTTGATTGGGGTCAACTTGAGGGCCTTCACCACCTCCTCCCCTATACCTAGTCTTCTTAGTCTCACCCTTGTAAAGCTTGTCTTCTTGTTTAGGAGTGTTGTTCGTGAAAATCGCCGTAGGAGTAGTTCACTATATTGTATAGTCAGAGATGGAAAACTAGCAGATCTAATATCTTAAAAAGAGGGAATTATATACAAATGAAAACTTAGCTAAAGATGACTGCTATAAGGCAATAATAAATACCTCCTATTGTCATAGTTGGTATCTTGAGATAACTCTAGTAGGTTTAGATTATGAACAATTTTAATAATATAACAATGTAAAGAAACTATTTTTAAAGTGAGTAGATATATTATTTTTATTTAATTCTTAATAATATAATAGGATGGACATTCATTAAATAAGTTAAAAATTCAAAAAGATTTACGTTCTTATCACATTAACTAAATCTTTAACTCTTTCATAGTCCTTATCGTTACTTACAATTGTCATTCCGCTTCTTTTAGCAATAGTCACGTTTATTGCATCGCCTACACTAAGTTCTCTTTCAAAAATAATGTTGATAGAATTTAATATATCAAATTCAGTAATTCCTATAACAGAATTTTTAATATCGTTTAGTATTATATTTAAAAATCTCAAATATCCTTCTGCCCTATTTTTATACCCCCTTTTCAGCATATCTAAATATCTACTTCTGACTATAGTAATAAGTTCGTATAATGTAATAATAGTAATGATTCCCTTTCCTCTAAATTTTACGTATTTTTTGGAAAATAGAATATCAGTATCAATTAAGTATTTTTCTTCACTCAATTTTATGTACCTTTTTTGTTATTTCCTTTTCAAGAATATCATTAATATCATTTTCTGAAATTCCAATTTCTTCTACTAATCTTAAAAATTCATTACTAAAAACATTAGCCGAATTTTCTGAAACTTTTTCTGCAATATCCTTTTTATCAGTTATAAAGTAACCAGAACCCAGATCAACTATGTAAACGTCTTTTCTTTTGTATTCTGTCATTATCACTCTGCCTTTCTCATCTGCTTTTCGTACGAAAATTTTTCCTATCATATACAAAATGTTATGCAATAATTTAATAAGATTTTCCCACGTTTAGTTACCACTCAATTTTTAGCTTCGTTCCTAAAGGCAAGATAACTATGACCTTAGATATAAATTTAAATTTTTACAAGAAGTTGAATGAAGTCATTAGTGTTTTAAATAAGTTTTTAGTCTAATACAGTAACTTTCAAAACCTGGCTCAGTTAGCAATTCTTCATTAATATGACCATTATAAACTCAGATGTATGTTTGAAAAGATGTATAACTTTTTTGAAACTAAATTATATTTTAAATATGGAATCTAATTAAAGTCAAATTTTTTCTCAACTATTTTTAACTTTATGCGAATTATTTATAAAATTTACACATTATATCTTAGTATAGAATATCTTACTTGATGATAATAAATAAAGAAATATTGACACAGGCAATATAGCCTTTTCTCCATTAATTCCTATATCGTCTAAGGTAAGTATATATCCCTTATCTATTTTTAAATCTCTAAAATCGCCTCTTCCCCATTTTACTTCTACTCCTAAATTTTCTACAATAAAATCTATTTCTTTTCCTCCTTTAAAAAACGTATAGCCAACTCTTTCATACTCTCTGGCTAAATGCTCTCCTACTATACCTTCTATAATGTGAGGGATTTCTTTCTCTTCTAAAGTACCTAGACCTTTTGTATATCTCTTCATAACTCTATAAATAAATGGATCTATGAAATATATCTTCTTAAATGATTTATTGTTTATCTTATTTCCTTCCATTTTTCTAAAAATTCTTAAGATAAAAAGATTTTCAGCTAAATCAAGATATGTAGACACAGTATTATGAGAACCTATTGATGTTTCTTTAGCTATAGTATTTTCCGATATTCTAGAACCATAAGAATCGATTATTTTTTCAATTATTTCCCTAAATATTCTTTCTTCCTTTCTAAGTTTTGCTAGATCGCTTAGTATTGCATCCTTATAGGTTTCATAAAACGAAGCCAAAGGATCTCCTTTAATGTAGTTTGTTGCAAAAAATCCTCCTCTCTTTAGATATTCTAATAACGCTCTATTTAGTTCTGCAAGATATGGAACCAACTTTATTGCGTCATTATAAAATTTTTTTACATCCAGGATAGATGAAGTATTCACATTAAGTTTTTTGAAATATATATCGAAAAACATTCTGAAATTTAATGGATATAATATAACTTTATTTAACGGTCTTCCAGGTAATGTCTCTTTCTTCAAAGAAACCGAAGTGGATCCGCTCACGTAAACCATGGAATTTTTAAAATATCCACCATTAAATAAGTGGAGTAGCCCAATATTCCAATCTTTTACAAAAGTTATTTCGTCTAGAAAAACGAAACCGTTATCTGGATTAATTAAAGATCTGTATTGAGAAAGTAATGATATTAAATCATCTTTATCTTTTAAAGAATCACATGAAAAAAAGAGTATTTTAGTAGGTTCAGTATTTTTCTCTATAATATTCATTATTGTAGTCTTTATGAATGTAGTTTTCCCAACTTGTCTAGGTCCTATTATAAGTAAATTGTCATTTAAAGGAGATATTATGAATCTTGGATTTAGGGATAAAACTTTCTTTATTTGTTCATCATCATAAATTCTATTTTTATCTATCCACCAAGGATTCTGAAAATTCATTTGAGCAATAAGTGACATCTTGCTAATATACTGACAAGTTTTATTTAAGATTTGCTAATATACTGACAAGTTTGACATTAATCTTGTCAATTATATAACAAGATTACCGCCTTTTTAATGGTTTAACATAAAGTTTGACTAAGAAAAACCAATTAAACTAAACAATTACTTTTTACCTAAAAAAATCCTTGAAATCTCTTCTCCTGGCTTCTTGCTCCTTTTTGCATTATTTATTATATTTGTCTGAATTGAAATAATTTTATAAAGTCTGCTTGAAGTTATTTTGCGATGTTTACCTATAAGTCTAGCATGAATTATAGACGCTCTAATTCCTTCTCCAGTTATAGGAAAAACCGCTCCCGCAGATTCTCCAACCCTTCTTGTATAAGGTTTTAATCCTGAGATTGAAATTCTTGCTACTCCATAATTTAATTTTTTACCTTTTAAAAGATAATTAAGTCTATCAAGGAGTACATTGAAACTTGTATCTCCTCCTATCCCTATTTTTGCGCCATATTTTCCAGGAAATATCCATCCGTATCCTACAAAATCTGAAAAGAAATATGAATTTAGTGTATCTTCTTCTGTTTTAAAATCGGTATCGTACTGTATTGCAGGAACTGTAAAGGAAGGAGGTAAAGCTTGATATCCTCTAGCGTCTATTATTCTATCATATGTAATTTCCTTTCCATTAACAATTATCTTATTTTTATGAATAATAGCATATGAATTAAACATGACATTAACTCCGTCAGACAACCTTTCTAAGAACTTCTTCTTATCTATAATATAAGCAAAAGGTTCATTAGAATTAACTTCATGGATTAATTTGTAATCAAGATATATCCTATATTTCCTTATCTTAAAAAGAATTTCATCTCTTCTTAATTTTATTTCGTCCGTGGAAAGTACAACCCAACTGCATGGTTTTACTGCTAGTTCTTTTTCTCTCTCATAGACGTCTGCGTCTAAATATTTAGCTAGAGTAAGTCCTGCAGGCCCCGCGCCTACAATTCCAATTTTCATTAGACTAAAAAATGATTAGAATAATATTTTTACTTAACTATGAAGGATTATCATTAGAAATTCTGCTAACTTCTTCAGATGCTAATCTATCGAGTAATTTTCTCATATAGGTCTTTACAAAATATATAGTTTTATATTTCCTAAATTCTTCTTCGTTATTTACTGCTATATCTATATATTTCTCAGGCTCATAATGTCTTATACTATATTGTTTTCCGTCAATTTCTATTTCGTCTGGGCATTGCCCTCTCTTGACTATTAAGAGCTCTTTATCTTTTATCCCTGCAATCATTACATCCCATTTCCCTATCATTTCTACTGCTCTCAGTACAATCTCCTTATCTTGCAACTTTTTCGGCCTCAGCCTTAAATTTATCAATAACTTCGTCTAATGTCTTTAGATTTTCAGTGAATTTTTCAACTTTTATTTTTACTATCCATGCTTCATAAGGTTTTTCATTAATAAGACCAGGATTATCTATGACTTCCTTATTTATTCCAACTATTTTTCCTTTTATAGGTAATCTGAATTTTCCTATCCATTTTGCGCTTTCTACAGAAAATATATTACTCCTAGGAGTTACATCTTCTCCCTCTTCTTTAGTAGATACTTGAAATATTTTGCCGGCCATATACTGACCAAGAGACGTTATTCCTACCTTTATTTCTTCTCCCTCCTTCTTTACCCATACGTGTTTTTCATCGTCATATAACAAATCTTCGGGAAATTCGAAACCAGATATATTCATAAAATAAAAGATAATCTTAAAACTTAAAAATCTTAATTTTGAAAATTAAGCCATGAAATACGCTGTATGGCTAGACGGTGTTATTTTAGACATAAATATTACAGATAGGCTTTACGAATTGTATAAAGGAAAGCCAATAGAAATTCCTTACACTATGAAAATTAACTATGATTGGAACGAATTTTACAATAAGCTTAAGGGGAAAATAATCATTTTATCACCGTATAATGAGACTTTAACAAAAGAAATTCTAAACATAGCTAATATAACAGAACCTTTTATCTACAATAAAGGGAAAACAAAACCAGATAAGGATCCAATGGTACAGTTATTTTCTTCATTTACGTTAAATCCTTTAGACGTTGTTGTTATAGGTTCTTCACCTCTAGATTTACTTTCAGCTAGATTTTATGACTCTAGAGTAAAGGTACTCTGTGTAAATAGACAGATTGATTGCTCAAAATACTCTCCTTACCTAATGAATAGAAACCTTGAAGAGCTTTATCTATCCATGAGAAGACTAAAATTAGTTTAATTTCATTTTTTAATAACATTAGTCCTTTTTTATAAGGTTATTAATAATCAAGTTATTATATCTTAAAATTTTTCACTTAATTCCTTTTTCTTAGTATAATAATGCATAGAAATTTTTATATACTTTATTAACTTCATTTTCTTTTAATGCAAAGTTTTAGATTTATGATAGAAAGGGGACCTCAAGCTAGATTGTTAGCAGGTGAGGAGGCTCTACTAGATTCCGTATTCTCTGGAGAATCTCCAGTTCTTAGATTCGTTATATTTGATCCTACAGCAGTTCTCGTAGGATATCATCAATCCGTTGAACAGGAAGTCAATTTAGACGAGGTTAAAAGGAAGGGTTGGGAAATAGGTAGAAGACCTACTGGAGGAGGCACAATAATTATGGGTCCCAATCAATTAGGCTGGGAAATTTACGCAAATTCTTCCCTCTTAGGGAGTGTGGAAGAATCAATAAAGATTGGAGCACGTGGAGTTATTTCAACTCTAAAAAAACTTGGTATTAATGCCAATTATAGGCCTAAGAACGATGTGGAAGTAAATGGAAGAAAAATCTCTGGAATGGGAGCATTTTCTATAGGAAATTACATTTGTGCTACTGGAACTATACTCCTAGATTTCAACGTTGATGATATGGTCTCAACTCTAAAACTCAGTTCAGAAAAAATGAGAGATAAAATAATTAAAGACTATAGAGATAGAGTAACGTGGATTAATAGGGAATCAAATCCAATAGATATGTCTCAATTAATTAATATTTCAAGAGAATCTTTTGAAAAAGAATTAAATGTAAAACTTGTAGACGGTAATTACACTCAAAAGGAAGTAGAGGAAATAGAATCTCTATATCTTAAATACTCTTCTCCTGAATGGATTTATAATACTAGACCTTCATTAACTGGAGATATAAAATACGCAGAAGCTAAGTTTCCTGGAGGTCTAATAAAAGTTCAGATTAAGCTAAGAGGTAAAATTATAGAGTCTGTTCTAATAACTGGAGATTTCTTTGTAGAACCTAGGAGAGCTATCTATGATCTTGAAGCCAGATTAAAATGGTCTAAGGTAGAAGATATTGAAAAAGAAATTAAT
This genomic window contains:
- a CDS encoding type II toxin-antitoxin system VapC family toxin — protein: MSEEKYLIDTDILFSKKYVKFRGKGIITIITLYELITIVRSRYLDMLKRGYKNRAEGYLRFLNIILNDIKNSVIGITEFDILNSINIIFERELSVGDAINVTIAKRSGMTIVSNDKDYERVKDLVNVIRT
- a CDS encoding VapB-type antitoxin produces the protein MIGKIFVRKADEKGRVIMTEYKRKDVYIVDLGSGYFITDKKDIAEKVSENSANVFSNEFLRLVEEIGISENDINDILEKEITKKVHKIE
- a CDS encoding ATP-binding protein, which encodes MSLIAQMNFQNPWWIDKNRIYDDEQIKKVLSLNPRFIISPLNDNLLIIGPRQVGKTTFIKTTIMNIIEKNTEPTKILFFSCDSLKDKDDLISLLSQYRSLINPDNGFVFLDEITFVKDWNIGLLHLFNGGYFKNSMVYVSGSTSVSLKKETLPGRPLNKVILYPLNFRMFFDIYFKKLNVNTSSILDVKKFYNDAIKLVPYLAELNRALLEYLKRGGFFATNYIKGDPLASFYETYKDAILSDLAKLRKEERIFREIIEKIIDSYGSRISENTIAKETSIGSHNTVSTYLDLAENLFILRIFRKMEGNKINNKSFKKIYFIDPFIYRVMKRYTKGLGTLEEKEIPHIIEGIVGEHLAREYERVGYTFFKGGKEIDFIVENLGVEVKWGRGDFRDLKIDKGYILTLDDIGINGEKAILPVSIFLYLLSSSKIFYTKI
- a CDS encoding NAD(P)/FAD-dependent oxidoreductase, whose translation is MKIGIVGAGPAGLTLAKYLDADVYEREKELAVKPCSWVVLSTDEIKLRRDEILFKIRKYRIYLDYKLIHEVNSNEPFAYIIDKKKFLERLSDGVNVMFNSYAIIHKNKIIVNGKEITYDRIIDARGYQALPPSFTVPAIQYDTDFKTEEDTLNSYFFSDFVGYGWIFPGKYGAKIGIGGDTSFNVLLDRLNYLLKGKKLNYGVARISISGLKPYTRRVGESAGAVFPITGEGIRASIIHARLIGKHRKITSSRLYKIISIQTNIINNAKRSKKPGEEISRIFLGKK
- a CDS encoding glycine cleavage system protein H, which produces MNISGFEFPEDLLYDDEKHVWVKKEGEEIKVGITSLGQYMAGKIFQVSTKEEGEDVTPRSNIFSVESAKWIGKFRLPIKGKIVGINKEVIDNPGLINEKPYEAWIVKIKVEKFTENLKTLDEVIDKFKAEAEKVAR
- a CDS encoding HAD family hydrolase, whose translation is MKYAVWLDGVILDINITDRLYELYKGKPIEIPYTMKINYDWNEFYNKLKGKIIILSPYNETLTKEILNIANITEPFIYNKGKTKPDKDPMVQLFSSFTLNPLDVVVIGSSPLDLLSARFYDSRVKVLCVNRQIDCSKYSPYLMNRNLEELYLSMRRLKLV
- a CDS encoding lipoate--protein ligase codes for the protein MQSFRFMIERGPQARLLAGEEALLDSVFSGESPVLRFVIFDPTAVLVGYHQSVEQEVNLDEVKRKGWEIGRRPTGGGTIIMGPNQLGWEIYANSSLLGSVEESIKIGARGVISTLKKLGINANYRPKNDVEVNGRKISGMGAFSIGNYICATGTILLDFNVDDMVSTLKLSSEKMRDKIIKDYRDRVTWINRESNPIDMSQLINISRESFEKELNVKLVDGNYTQKEVEEIESLYLKYSSPEWIYNTRPSLTGDIKYAEAKFPGGLIKVQIKLRGKIIESVLITGDFFVEPRRAIYDLEARLKWSKVEDIEKEINDWYKEVKIIGISSQDLIKVIEEALK